A genome region from Sebastes umbrosus isolate fSebUmb1 chromosome 22, fSebUmb1.pri, whole genome shotgun sequence includes the following:
- the cmasa gene encoding N-acylneuraminate cytidylyltransferase A: MNKKKKKKKKKKKNSNKKIAEVMSSSRKRASSSGDNGEAAGSTGGSVPAGKRSRADPDSQRHVAVLVLARGGSKGIPLKNIKMLAGVPLLGWVLRAALNTEGIHSVWVSTDHDEIEKVAKSWGAKVHRRSPEVSRDSSSSLETIQEFAQVHPEVDVLCNIQATAPCLQPLHVKGALEMITKKGFDSVFSVVRRHQFRWQEVKKGPAELTKPLNLDPANRPRRQDWDGELCENGSFYFTTRDLLMNKGLLQGGKVAYFEMLPEYSVDIDVDIDWPVAEQRVLRYGYFGPATPEVVRLMFCNVSGCLTDGRIFLSVSGEEMVSMNTRDTTGIRMLQEEKMEVVLLTSDVDPVAQSLADKLSKRTGCQVVQVGKEPLKDLKPMVEQRKLEWKDVAYMGNDKQDVDCLKQAGLSAVPREAPTVAINAAKYTCRSFGGMGAMREFAEHILLQREKAKAQMEQHRIDRCNF; this comes from the exons atgaataagaagaagaagaagaagaagaagaagaagaagaacagcaaCAAGAAGATAGCAGAAG TGATGTCGTCCAGCAGGAAGAGAGCATCGTCCTCCGGAGATAACGGAGAGGCTGCAGGGTCTACTGGAGGATCTGTGCCCGCGGGTAAGCGCAGCAGAGCGGACCCGGACAGCCAGAGACACGTCGCTGTTCTGGTTCTAGCGAGAGGAGGAAGCAAAGGGATCCCTCTGAAGAACATCAAGATGTTAGCAGGAGTTCCTCTGCTGGGATGGGTCCTCAGAGCTGCTCTCAACACCGAGGGGATACACAG CGTTTGGGTATCGACTGACCATGACGAGATCGAGAAGGTGGCTAAATCGTGGGGTGCCAAGGTGCACCGCAGGAGTCCTGAAGTCTCCAGAGACTCTTCTTCGTCCCTGGAGACCATCCAAGAGTTTGCCCAGGTCCACCCCG AGGTGGACGTGCTGTGTAACATTCAGGCGACGGCGCCGTGTCTACAGCCGCTCCACGTGAAGGGAGCTCTGGAGATGATCACCAAGAAGGGCTTCGATTCGGTCTTCTCTGTGGTCCGGAGACATCAGTTCCGCTGGCAGGAGGTCAAGAAAGGAC CTGCCGAGTTGACGAAGCCGTTGAACCTGGACCCGGCCAACCGGCCGCGGCGTCAGGACTGGGACGGAGAGCTGTGTGAGAACGGCTCCTTTTACTTCACCACCAGAGACCTCCTCATGAACAAGGGACTTCTGCAG GGCGGTAAGGTAGCGTACTTCGAGATGCTGCCAGAGTACAGCGTGGACATCGATGTGGACATCGACTGGCCTGTGGCAGAACAGAGGGTTCTCAG GTATGGCTACTTCGGTCCGGCCACGCCAGAGGTGGTCCGTCTGATGTTCTGCAACGTTTCCGGGTGTTTAACGGATGGAAGGATCTTCCTGTCTGTGTCCGGAGAGGAGATGGTGTCCATGAACACCAGAGACACCACGGGCATCCGCATGCTGCAGGAGGAAAAAATGGAG GTGGTGCTGCTGACCTCCGACGTGGACCCCGTGGCCCAGTCGTTGGCTGACAAACTGTCCAAGAGGACGGGCTGCCAGGTCGTGCAGGTGGGGAAGGAGCCCCTGAAGGATCTGAAGCCGATGGTGGAGCAGAGGAAGCTGGAATGGAAGGATGTGGCGTACATGG GTAACGACAAACAGGACGTCGACTGTCTGAAACAGGCGGGTTTGAGCGCGGTACCCAGAGAAGCTCCGACGGTGGCCATTAACGCCGCCAAGTACACCTGCCGCAGTTTCGGGGGGATGGGAGCCATGAGGGAGTTCGCCGAACACATtctcctgcagagagagaaagcgaagGCGCAGATGGAGCAGCACCGCATCGACCGCTGCAACTTCTAA